From a single Xyrauchen texanus isolate HMW12.3.18 chromosome 26, RBS_HiC_50CHRs, whole genome shotgun sequence genomic region:
- the LOC127619641 gene encoding zinc finger protein 40-like isoform X2, with product MPRTKQNNPKNLKDKIEEAQKELKDPKTAHKDLNESTGRNSKGIKGLKRKNQLKKIPKSPIKKQSQTQKPISTNISTSSKKATPSSSFSSSPSHGLPEPQDAGDVPQEASESGEVKVEHKESPISELQALSHKTEQPCVEGLALTENRCAKGSNNSSPSHTSAPLEVLLKAMEPDFNTLAERKNSSPIGYLGKSVSIPVTYSDYAVAMPAVNYNVQSKSAILPPFSTAKQQFYSSVASTGQHTMQQYINMSGHHQQDKPGFQKSYSLGPSFTLSHGPVPSGSTGLPQSQPPVVQTCQSLSATVPNSIQVPVTPGFNPVQMTTVVNFGMSQVPDISAKEQKPKKQGKYVCEYCKRACAKPSVLLKHIRSHTGERPYPCVTCGFSFKTKSNLYKHKKSHAHAIKLGLVKDSGSGSLSQESDKGLATHSDAEDSGDSDEEGSTADLDPESSQSSLTALSESSLQSAGMVPGSQGESEHLVVFETLKPFATQRGCEPKVTAALPKVVVHPVNVSPLRADSPRVIDSAPEHATAQRQRDFLPANLRSSVMVLSSLKEVDCTSTLQDSVSEDEDQHCKSSLGGSHAQLQRQQATDYSQQPQGKCLLSPRSLGSTDSGYFSRSESADQAMSPPSPFVKVTPPAETDITKTPQVPPSPIMETVMHVAPVEKPQFSPRQMRPPLEAKALSLEERISKLISDNEAVVDDKQLDSVKPRRTSLSRRGSIDSPKSYIFKDSFQFDLKPPVRRSSSNSDIPKSPFTPTDKSKPVFLLSVPPQYPAMDSLPLTRSNSMPTTPGQSALFPNVTPQPHPLRICHSFDDKISSLNDDVFSSAPSTPNPRTLVRQIAVEDLSTNDGRILISVHSMDESHHGPSITHELRSKSFEHATERSRKPQQSKGTMYECETCRNRYRKLENFENHKKFYCSELHGPKNKPMHAREIEPEVFGRGIQQPLLNRNAIIPGIVEQPVMVRKRRKIKSVGDDDDQSPTEITPPCSRSFDSCQISTSSLGRPYTHQTQSISNSAIIGQIQIIGRVAEPQESRLSPIREAQISTPNKERGDLQRQGSGTSVIRHTNSLSRPNSFETLESIDRSSPVDHGEKEVKSSTKVHTEAAGSLSSQSYHDRMSTPKCSSQGMEHHGKQTFASASHSCTPAQQSRLVRQNNIQVPEILVTEEPDRDHESQVVEPSEKPIENFNWPQRSESLSKLPTEKLPPKKKRIRLAQMEHSSGESSFESSLSRSLSRDSSLSRCSSISASFDRDDPPRSDSPSRSESIGKPPEVQGLPVANNTLGVPGMMRRATSEQVSCTQPSVEISCDYRSKSFDYSSMSPSRPLSPIMQMTMPKTTQCPPATQVPLIERRRGPLVRQMSLKIAPDPQLAGKQTVSIQRGPFINESSGSQPKTINVNTSTRVQSFILHSGEASVQKNDQIVQSINLGSQIKQPQVYGLPHPWHQTSRVAACQVQPVVHMVADQKDIQKSSDENSKKSFVPKYQLHCSVLKTGQTYTLAGVQGTQITLPVTTIPVANEIKVSQSNDCMQNVYVAQPGYHTVINKPPTVLPVGSQGDTASQITPVSTPVPQILITHEHTLAPTSVASKVSFPKMHFVNSESKIGPGIQTHRQPGSFAVQMKNNTSDQIQTAEQSILSLGSLHCTQKLASVNLCPQEATASSKRMLSPANSLDIAMEKTQKRAKDEHGAACLTDGRSLNYLNSKMSEITRQRKLMLVRQVCTTEPVDSPIETDAPEQLPETSQAGNNTQTQVPQTASPEINQQEMKSITPSTTVQSFQGSAKSSSPVLQSYTIPENTSLKPQEKRDECRWSPSKSPLRPTIFQGQVKLASSVSVVNTRYSHRLSFPSLKTATSFTWCFLMKRKSLHIQQTDQRISAYSAWVVNPNNPNPLGLPTKVVMSLFDSKQTSKKIHYTQAKTTTLKSDILTYSGKLKDILPKVLIQQRAIPTENSGKMKPETQTINEPDRESKSEPQRVKIFDGGYKSNEEYVYVRGRGRGKYICEECGIRCKKPSMLRKHIRTHSDIRPFHCMHCNFSFKTKGNLTKHMKSKAHSKKCMEMGVAVGIIEDQDTEDSGDRGRAGSADRQDSDGDDSDGPDDEDNDGEEDEEDSQAESGLSATPSVSASPQHFPANQADMAPSSLLAQMSISLNPTSAPQPLLPTASDYQSSDTESVAMTSPISLVRQMSISASCSSPSPSPTSFTYHPVPASVSHASDTDSVHMMSPVSPCRVMSIDYPDFDVPPSPPVSGKGAKLGQDGVSSTFSQPTSECNANVDRGTQTSSDPLQGPLHFPNTGPIHEPRIGATTHLFSHLPLHSQQPLRSPYSMVPVGGIQLVPAGLAAYSTFVPIQAGPLQLTIPALSVIHRQSSSPLPAPNTSPRPEGAPTQPLVVQEPVSSVLPCFPLGQVAGLQTLGAPQTSLQPVETLSMVGLANSNQLVPQRGLPLNATLGVQVLAASPTPQSSTASPAQITGLQIVNIALPALIPSLNPLSALSPLSATQDKPQSLEGVASAPAQVAESPQAPTPSASPPTANLRDVPTNTKPSTEVNQVSQCSPSTVSVDTDVVEKTTVMVQTPKTPQQLSSSSSSSTNEKGSGVPHKAISGGDIEVKLWQPVTRQPVTDDYNEASSDDEDRLVIAT from the exons ATCTCAATGAAAGTACGGGCAGAAATTCCAAAGGGATCAAAGGACTGAAGAGGAAAAACCAGCTAAAGAAAATACCAAAATCTCCCATCAAGAAACAATCACAGACCCAGAAACCCATTTCTACAAACATCTCCACTTCATCCAAGAAAGCCACACCCTCTTCTTCTTTCTCCAGCAGTCCATCACATGGTTTACCTGAACCTCAAGATGCTGGAGATGTACCACAGGAGGCATCAGAATCTGGAGAAGTAAAAGTGGAGCACAAGGAGTCACCCATCTCAGAGCTGCAGGCACTCAGCCATAAAACAGAGCAACCTTGTGTTGAAGGACTTGCTCTGACAGAAAACCGGTGTGCCAAAGGCAGCAACAACTCATCTCCCTCTCACACAAGTGCTCCACTTGAGGTACTGCTCAAGGCAATGGAACCAGATTTCAACACACTGGCGGAAAGGAAGAACAGTAGTCCAATAGGATATCTTGGAAAATCAGTTTCCATTCCTGTCACTTATTCTGACTATGCTGTGGCTATGCCTGCTGTAAATTATAATGTCCAGTCAAAATCTGCAATTTTGCCGCCATTCAGCACAGCAAAACAACAGTTCTACAGCAGTGTTGCATCAACAGGTCAACACACAATGCAGCAGTATATTAACATGTCAGGACATCATCAGCAGGACAAACCAGGATTCCAGAAAAGCTACAGTCTTGGCCCTTCATTTACCTTGAGTCATGGACCTGTTCCTTCTGGTTCTACTGGTTTACCTCAAAGCCAGCCTCCTGTTGTACAAACATGTCAGTCTCTGTCAGCCACAGTTCCTAATTCAATTCAAGTCCCTGTCACACCAGGTTTCAACCCTGTTCAGATGACAACTGTTGTAAACTTCGGCATGAGTCAGGTTCCAGATATCTCAGCTAAAGAGCAAAAACCGAAAAAGCAAGGCAAGTATGTCTGTGAATACTGCAAAAGAGCTTGTGCCAAGCCAAGTGTGCTTCTAAAACACATACGGTCCCACACAGGAGAAAGACCATACCCATGTGTTACATGTGGCTTTTCATTTAAGACAAAGAGCAACTTATACAAACATAAGAAGTCTCACGCACATGCCATCAAATTAGGTCTTGTGAAAGATTCCGGAAGTGGATCTCTCTCTCAAGAGTCTGACAAAGGCCTCGCCACACATTCTGATGCAGAGGACAGTGGAGACAGTGATGAGGAGGGAAGCACAGCTGACTTAGACCCAGAATCTTCACAGAGCAGCCTAACAGCTTTATCTGAGAGCAGTTTACAGAGTGCAGGCATGGTACCAGGCAGCCAAGGGGAGTCTGAGCATTTGGTGGTGTTTGAAACTCTGAAACCATTTGCCACTCAGAGGGGATGTGAGCCTAAAGTCACTGCTGCTCTCCCTAAAGTGGTTGTCCACCCAGTTAATGTTTCTCCATTGCGGGCAGACAGCCCTAGAGTGATAGATTCTGCACCTGAACATGCCACAGCCCAGAGGCAAAGGGATTTCCTGCCAGCAAACCTAAGGTCCAGTGTAATGGTTCTATCCTCACTGAAAGAAGTAGATTGCACAAGTACCCTACAAGACTCAGTTAGTGAAGATGAGGATCAGCATTGTAAATCATCTCTCGGAGGCAGCCATGCCCAGCTACAGAGGCAACAAGCAACTGATTACTCTCAACAGCCACAAGGCAAGTGTCTGCTTAGTCCTCGGAGTCTCGGAAGCACTGACTCTGGCTACTTTTCACGTTCTGAGAGTGCAGATCAAGCGATGAGTCCCCCGAGTCCTTTTGTTAAGGTAACCCCACCAGCAGAAACTGACATTACAAAAACTCCACAAGTTCCTCCTTCCCCAATCATGGAAACTGTCATGCATGTAGCTCCTGTTGAGAAGCCTCAATTTTCCCCAAGACAAATGCGTCCTCCATTGGAAGCCAAAGCTTTGTCTCTTGAGGAGCGTATCTCAAAGCTGATCTCAGACAACGAAGCTGTTGTAGATGACAAGCAACTAGACAGTGTCAAACCCAGACGGACTTCCCTATCCCGGAGGGGTAGCATTGATTCCCCTAAATCTTACATATTTAAAGACTCTTTTCAGTTTGATCTAAAACCACCAGTAAGAAGATCAAGTTCCAACTCCGACATACCAAAATCTCCTTTCACACCTACAGACAAATCCAAGCCAGTTTTTCTCCTTTCTGTACCGCCTCAGTATCCAGCTATGGACTCTTTACCCCTTACAAGAAGTAATTCAATGCCTACAACACCTGGTCAGTCAGCTCTTTTCCCCAATGTAACACCTCAGCCCCACCCATTAAGAATTTGTCATTCATTTGATGACAAGATTAGCTCACTAAATGATGACGTGTTCTCTTCAGCTCCTTCTACTCCTAATCCTCGTACATTAGTCAGGCAGATTGCAGTTGAGGATTTATCCACAAATGATGGTCGCATTCTCATTTCTGTTCATTCCATGGATGAGAGTCATCATGGACCAAGTATTACACATGAGCTGCGAAGTAAGTCCTTTGAGCATGCTACTGAAAGAAGCCGAAAACCCCAACAGAGCAAAGGGACAATGTACGAATGTGAAACCTGCCGCAACCGCTACAGAAAACTGGAAAACTTTGAAAATCACAAGAAGTTTTATTGTTCTGAACTGCATGGTCCAAAGAACAAGCCTATGCATGCCAGAGAGATTGAACCAGAAGTGTTTGGGCGTGGCATTCAGCAGCCGCTGTTGAACAGAAATGCTATAATTCCAGGCATTGTAGAGCAACCAGTAATggtaagaaaaagaagaaaaattaaaagtgttggagatgatgatgacCAATCTCCAACTGAAATCACTCCTCCATGTTCAAGAAGTTTTGACTCTTGCCAAATATCTACAAGTTCATTAGGGCGACCATATACCCATCAAACCCAGTCTATAAGTAACTCTGCTATTATAGGTCAAATACAAATCATAGGAAGAGTTGCTGAACCACAAGAGTCAAGACTATCTCCAATACGAGAGGCTCAGATAAGTACACCAAATAAAGAACGAGGAGACCTCCAGAGACAAGGAAGTGGAACTTCAGTCATTCGACATACCAACTCACTCAGCCGACCAAATTCTTTTGAAACATTGGAGTCTATTGACAGATCATCTCCAGTAGATCATGGGGAAAAGGAAGTAAAGAGCTCTACAAAAGTTCACACAGAGGCTGCAGGGAGTTTATCTTCACAAAGTTACCATGATAGAATGTCAACACCAAAATGTTCCAGCCAAGGAATGGAGCATCATGGTAAGCAAACATTTGCAAGTGCAAGTCATAGTTGCACACCTGCACAGCAATCGCGACTTGTGCGCCAGAACAACATTCAAGTCCCTGAAATCTTAGTAACAGAGGAGCCCGACAGAGATCATGAAAGTCAAGTTGTAGAACCATCAGAGAAACCTATAGAAAACTTCAACTGGCCTCAGAGGAGTGAGAGCTTGTCTAAGCTTCCAACAGAGAAACTGCCCCCAAAAAAGAAGCGCATAAGACTTGCTCAAATGGAACACTCCTCTGGTGAATCTAGCTTTGAGTCAAGTCTCTCTCGTAGCCTCAGTAGAGACAGTAGCTTGTCAAGGTGCTCTAGTATTTCAGCCTCTTTTGACAGAGATGATCCACCTAGATCAGATAGTCCATCCAGGTCAGAGAGTATTGGGAAGCCACCAGAGGTTCAAGGACTCCCTGTAGCAAACAACACTCTTGGAGTGCCAGGCATGATGAGACGAGCTACCTCTGAACAGGTCAGTTGCACTCAGCCATCAGTGGAAATTTCTTGTGATTACCGTAGCAAATCATTTGACTACAGCAGCATGTCACCTAGCAGGCCTCTATCACCAATAATGCAGATGACCATGCCAAAAACTACACAATGTCCTCCAGCTACCCAGGTGCCTCTCATTGAAAGAAGAAGAGGGCCTCTGGTACGTCAGATGTCCTTAAAGATTGCACCAGACCCTCAACTGGCTGGAAAACAGACTGTCTCCATTCAAAGAGGCCCCTTTATCAATGAATCTTCTGGGTCCCAACCTAAAACAATAAATGTGAATACGTCAACACGTGTTCAGTCTTTTATCCTGCATTCTGGAGAGGCCTCAGTACAGAAAAATGATCAAATTGTCCAAAGCATCAACCTTGGAAGCCAGATCAAACAACCCCAAGTATATGGCCTTCCGCATCCATGGCATCAGACCTCAAGGGTTGCGGCATGCCAGGTACAACCTGTGGTCCATATGGTGGCTGACCAGAAAGACATTCAAAAGAGTTCTGATGAGAACAGCAAGAAAAGCTTTGTCCCTAAATATCAACTGCATTGCTCAGTACTGAAAACAGGCCAAACATATACTTTAGCAGGTGTGCAAGGCACACAGATTACTTTGCCTGTGACTACAATACCAGTTGCTAATGAAATTAAGGTCTCACAGTCAAATGATTGCATGCAAAATGTATATGTAGCACAACCGGGTTATCACACTGTAATTAATAAGCCCCCAACTGTACTGCCAGTTGGTTCACAAGGTGATACAGCCTCTCAAATTACACCAGTTTCTACACCTGTCCCACAGATCCTTATCACCCATGAGCACACGTTAGCACCTACATCTGTGGCTTCTAAGGTCAGTTTCCCCAAAATGCATTTTGTGAACAGTGAGTCAAAGATTGGACCAGGCATACAAACTCACAGGCAACCTGGGTCTTTTGCTGTCCAGATGAAGAACAATACCTCTGACCAAATTCAAACTGCTGAGCAGAGCATACTATCCCTTGGTTCACTACATTGCACTCAAAAACTGGCTTCTGTAAATCTATGCCCACAAGAGGCCACTGCCTCAAGTAAGCGGATGCTCTCCCCTGCCAACAGCCTGGATATTGCTATGGAAAAGACACAGAAACGGGCTAAAGATGAGCATGGTGCTGCATGTCTCACTGATGGTAGATCTCTAAACTACTTAAATTCAAAGATGTCAGAAATTACCAGGCAGCGGAAATTAATGCTGGTCAGACAGGTCTGCACCACAGAGCCGGTAGACAGCCCAATTGAGACAGATGCCCCAGAACAATTGCCAGAGACTTCACAAGCAGGAAACAACACCCAAACACAAGTCCCTCAGACAGCATCGCCTGAGATTAACCAACAGGAGATGAAGAGTATAACACCTTCCACAACAGTACAGTCTTTTCAAGGTTCTGCCAAAAGTTCTTCACCTGTACTTCAAAGCTACACCATACCAGAGAATACATCACTGAAGCCACAAGAGAAACGTGATGAATGTCGTTGGTCTCCGTCAAAATCTCCTCTTAGGCCTACAATATTTCAGGGACAAGTAAAGTTAGCTTCCTCTGTGTCAGTCGTCAACACAAGATATAGTCATCGACTGTCTTTCCCCAGTCTGAAAACAGCTACTTCGTTTACCTGGTGTTTTCTCATGAAGAGGAAATCCCTCCACATTCAGCAGACAGACCAGAGGATCTCTGCCTACTCTGCTTGGGTAGTAAACCCCAACAATCCCAATCCACTGGGCCTTCCCACAAAAGTGGTGATGTCTTTGTTTGACTCAAAACAGACATCCAAGAAAATACACTACACCCAAGCTAAAACAACAACTTTGAAATCTGACATCTTGACCTACTCTGGAAAGTTGAAGGACATCTTGCCAAAA GTTTTGATTCAGCAAAGAGCTATACCAACTGAGAATAGTGGCAAAATGAAACCAGAGACTCAAACAATTAATGAGCCAGACAGAGAATCGAAATCGGAACCTCAACGAGTGAAGATTTTTGATGGAGG TTATAAATCAAATGAGGAGTATGTGTACGTTAGGGGGCGCGGAAGAGGAAAATACATCTGTGAGGAGTGTGGAATCCGCTGCAAGAAACCTAGCATGCTGCGTAAACACATTCGTACCCACTCTGACATCCGTCCATTTCATTGCATGCACTGCAACTTTTCCTTCAAGACTAAAG GGAACCTTACCAAGCACATGAAGTCCAAAGCCCATAGCAAGAAGTGTATGGAGATGGGAGTTGCTGTTGGCATTATTGAAGACCAGGATACAGAAGACTCAG GTGATCGAGGAAGAGCAGGAAGTGCTGACAGACAAGACTCGGATGGTGATGATTCCGATGGCCCAGATGATGAAGACAATGACGGggaggaagatgaggaggacAGCCAGGCAGAGTCTGGCCTCTCTGCAACACCTTCTGTTTCTGCAAGCCCACAGCATTTTCCTGCTAACCAGGCTGACATGGCTCCCAGCTCTCTGCTGGCCCAGATGTCCATCAGTCTGAACCCTACTTCTGCTCCCCAACCTCTGCTGCCTACTGCTTCTGACTACCAGAGCTCAGACACTGAGTCAGTGGCTATGACTAGCCCCATCTCGTTGGTCAGACAGATGTCAATCTCTGCTTCTTGTTCCAGCCCTAGCCCTAGTCCCACCTCTTTCACTTACCACCCTGTCCCTGCCTCAGTATCCCACGCCTCTGACACTGACTCTGTGCACATGATGAGCCCAGTGTCACCTTGCAGGGTGATGTCCATCGACTACCCAGACTTTGATGTTCCCCCTAGTCCCCCAGTGTCAGGCAAGGGTGCCAAGCTCGGCCAG GATGGAGTATCCAGCACCTTTTCCCAGCCTACAAGTGAGTGCAATGCCAATGTTGACCGTGGTACCCAGACCTCTTCTGACCCTCTTCAAGGACCCTTGCACTTTCCAAACACAGGTCCAATTCATGAGCCAAGAATAGGGGCCACTACTCACCTCTTCAGTCACTTGCCCTTGCACTCCCAACAGCCTCTCCGCTCCCCGTACAGCATGGTTCCTGTGGGTGGCATCCAGCTTGTACCTGCCGGTTTGGCTGCCTACTCTACATTTGTACCCATTCAGGCCGGACCACTCCAGCTAACCATCCCAGCACTTAGCGTGATCCACAGGCAGTCCAGCAGCCCTCTCCCAGCCCCAAACACCTCGCCTCGGCCAGAGGGTGCCCCAACACAGCCACTGGTAGTCCAGGAGCCAGTCAGTAGTGTCCTGCCTTGTTTCCCTTTAGGCCAAGTGGCAGGACTCCAGACACTTGGTGCTCCTCAGACATCCTTGCAGCCTGTAGAGACCTTGAGCATGGTGGGTCTGGCAAACTCCAACCAACTGGTGCCTCAGCGGGGTCTGCCACTAAATGCCACCCTTGGTGTACAGGTGTTGGCAGCCAGCCCCACCCCTCAGAGCAGCACAGCTTCCCCCGCACAAATCACTGGCCTGCAGATTGTTAACATTGCCCTGCCGGCCCTCATACCATCCCTCAACCCCCTCTCAGCTCTCAGCCCACTTTCTGCAACCCAGGACAAGCCACAAAGTCTTGAGGGTGTAGCATCTGCACCAGCACAGGTTGCTGAATCACCACAAGCACCTACACCCTCAGCCAGTCCTCCAACTGCCAATTTAAGAGATGTTCCTACAAACACAAAGCCATCTACAGAGGTAAATCAAGTCTCTCAGTGCAGCCCTAGCACTGTATCTGTGGACACAGATGTTGTGGAGAAGACTACAGTTATGGTGCAGACACCAAAAACACCCCAACAACTTTCTTCTTCCTCCTCATCATCCACTAATGAGAAAGGCTCAGGTGTTCCACACAAGGCAATATCAGGTGGGGATATTGAAGTGAAACTATGGCAACCTGTCACCAGACAACCAGTGACTGATGACTACAATGAAGCCTCCAGTGATGATGAGGATAGACTTGTCATAGCTACCTGA